The Benincasa hispida cultivar B227 chromosome 11, ASM972705v1, whole genome shotgun sequence genome has a segment encoding these proteins:
- the LOC120090252 gene encoding PH, RCC1 and FYVE domains-containing protein 1-like, whose product MADPASYGNHERDFEQALIALKKGTQLIKYSRKGKPKLCPFRISTDETTLIWYSHGEERTLKLSSISRIIPGQRTAVFRRYLRPEKDYLSFSLLYRNGERSLDLICKDKGEAEVWFVGLKNLISSRPQHGRSRSDFSDVQDASDFFQSSRPFGATLEFSNSIARGRDSIDLNSRESSLHLASSDVGSERANMQLRTSGGDGFRSSVSSTPSCSSGGSGPDDIESLGDVYVWGEIWSDLVLPDGTSSPIPVKNDVLTPKPLETNVVLDVHQIACGVRHVALVTRQGEVFTWGEECGGRLGHGIDRDFSRPHLVEFLAVSNVDFVACGEYHTCAVTSSNDLFTWGDGIFNSGILGHGTDVSHWIPKRVVGPLEGLQVLSVACGTWHSALATSNGKLYTFGDGTYGVLGHGDRESVVYPREVQLLSGLRTIKVACGVWHTAAIVEVMSQTGSNMSSRKLFTWGDGDKYRLGHGNKETYLLPTCVSSLIDYNFHQLACGHNMTVALTTSGHVFTMGGTAYGQLGNPSSDGVIPCLVQDRLVGEFVEEISCGAYHTVVLTSRNEVFSWGRGSNGRLGHGDVEDRKAPTLIEALKDRHVKSISCGSNFTASICIHKWVSGADQSVCTGCRQAFGFTRKRHNCYNCGLVHCHSCSSKKALKAALAPTPGKPHRVCDSCYAKLKAAEAGNNYAVNRKLTANRRSTDYKERFDRGDVRPSRILLSPTTEPVKYHEIKSVRPGSRPTSPSMVRASQVPSLQQLKDIAFPSSLSAIQNALRPAIATPPSPPPMANSRPASPYSRRPSPPRSTTPVFSKSVIDSLKKSNETLIQDKSKLQREVKSLKQKCDIQGAEIQTLQKNATEAASLVEKESSKCKIAKKLVTTITEQLKEMKDKLPPEISDGENFKSMYAQAEAFLNMVETSKTSSLPTGYEKANNLTALNNGSTPSFDDSSKRIEDNLDASGRKDLMQENVNSLLESKKTSAISQSSENGSRSPLSSTTPTEGEKQVIEQFEPGVYATLVVLSNGTKIFKRVRFSKRRFDEQQAEDWWSKNKDRLLKRYNPSSSTSSSTPTGSPKTPAVSTTEESNEVPLAPKLDV is encoded by the exons GCCGTATTCAGAAGGTATTTGAGGCCTGAAAAAGATTACTTATCATTTTCATTGTTGTATAGAAACGGGGAACGGTCACTCGATTTG ATCTGCAAGGACAAAGGTGAAGCTGAAGTTTGGTTTGTTGgccttaagaatttgatttCTTCAAGACCACAACATGGACGTTCTAGGAGTGATTTTTCAGAT GTACAAGATGCTAGCGACTTCTTTCAAAGTAGTCGACCTTTTGGTGCAACTTTAGAATTTAGTAACAGCATAGCTCGTGGAAGGGATTCTATTGATTTAAATTCTCGCGAATCTTCTTTGCATCTGGCAAGTTCAGATGTTGGTTCGGAACGTGCAAATATGCAACTAAGAACAAGTGGTGGAGATGGTTTTCGCAGCAGTGTATCAAGCACTCCTAGTTGTTCAAGTGGAGGATCTGGACCAGATGATATAGAATCATTAGGTGATGTTTACGTATGGGGAGAGATTTGGTCTGATTTAGTTTTACCAGATGGAACTTCAAGTCCAATACCAGTTAAAAATGATGTGCTCACTCCAAAGCCATTGGAGACGAATGTTGTTCTTGACGTTCATCAGATTGCTTGTGGTGTCCGACATGTTGCTCTTGTAACGAGGCAAGGTGAGGTTTTCACTTGGGGTGAAGAATGTGGGGGACGGCTCGGTCATGGGATTGATAGAGACTTTAGTCGACCCCATCTTGTTGAGTTTCTAGCAGTTAGTAATGTAGACTTTGTAGCTTGTGGTGAGTATCATACATGTGCGGTAACCTCTTCGAATGATTTATTCACTTGGGGTGATGGTATCTTTAATTCTGGAATTCTTGGTCATGGTACTGATGTTAGTCACTGGATACCCAAGAGAGTTGTCGGTCCATTGGAAGGGCTTCAAGTTTTATCTGTTGCATGTGGCACGTGGCATTCAGCATTGGCAACTTCCAATGGAAAACTATACACATTTGGTGATGGAACATATGGTGTATTAGGCCATGGCGATAGGGAGAGCGTGGTATATCCAAGAGAGGTGCAACTATTGAGTGGACTTAGGACCATAAAAGTTGCTTGTGGAGTTTGGCATACTGCTGCTATTGTTGAGGTTATGAGTCAGACTGGTTCAAATATGTCATCTAGGAAGTTGTTCACATGGGGTGATGGTGATAAATATCGTTTGGGTCATGGAAACAAGGAAACTTATCTTCTTCCTACTTGTGTTTCTTCGCTCATAGACTACAATTTCCACCAGTTGGCTTGTGGACACAACATGACTGTGGCTCTTACCACATCAGGTCACGTGTTTACCATGGGTGGTACTGCATATGGTCAGCTAGGCAATCCAAGTTCAGATGGAGTTATTCCTTGCTTAGTGCAGGATAGATTAGTTGGTgaatttgttgaagaaatttCTTGTGGTGCATATCACACAGTTGTTCTAACATCAAGAAATGAAGTATTCTCTTGGGGCAGGGGTTCCAATGGAAGATTAGGACATGGAGATGTAGAGGACAGGAAGGCCCCTACACTCATAGAAGCTTTGAAGGACAGGCATGTTAAAAGTATATCTTGTGGGTCAAATTTTACTGCAAGTATATGTATTCATAAGTGGGTTAGTGGAGCAGATCAGTCAGTTTGCACGGGTTGCCGTCAGGCATTTGGTTTCACAAGGAAGAGGCACAATTGTTATAACTGTGGGCTGGTGCATTGTCATTCATGCAGCTCCAAGAAAGCTTTGAAAGCAGCACTGGCACCTACCCCAGGCAAACCACATCGTGTATGTGATTCTTGTTATGCAAAACTTAAAGCTGCTGAGGCTGGCAACAATTATGCTGTGAATAGAAAATTGACGGCCAATCGTCGTTCAACAGATTACAAGGAAAGATTTGATAGAGGGGACGTGAGACCCTCTCGCATTCTATTGTCCCCCACCACAGAACCTGTTAAATATCATGAGATTAAATCAGTAAGACCAGGGAGTAGACCAACTTCTCCTTCTATGGTCAGAGCTTCTCAGGTGCCATCTCTTCAACAACTGAAAGACATTGCATTTCCAAGTTCGTTGAGTGCTATTCAAAATGCTTTGAGGCCTGCAATTGCGACTCCGCCATCACCACCACCAATGGCCAATTCAAGACCTGCATCACCATATTCAAGGAGGCCAAGCCCTCCACGTTCAACTACTCCGGTATTTTCAAAGAGTGTTATTGACTCTCTTAAGAAATCAAATGAGACGTTGATTCAAGACAAATCAAAACTTCAAAGAGAG GTTAAGAGTTTGAAGCAGAAATGTGATATTCAAGGTGCAGAAATTCAAACTTTGCAAAAGAATGCAACTGAAGCAGCTTCATTAGTTGAAAAAGAATCCTCCAAGTGCAAAATAGCAAAGAAATTagttacaacaataacagaGCAG TTGAAGGAAATGAAAGACAAACTGCCACCTGAGATATCGGAtggtgaaaattttaaatccatGTATGCCCAAGCTGAAGCTTTCTTAAATATGGTTGAGACATCAAAAACTTCATCTTTGCCTACGGGTTATGAAAAAGCTAACAATCTAACTGCACTCAATAATGGATCTACTCCCTCATTTGATGATTCTTCAAAGAGGATAGAAGACAATTTAGATGCTTCAGGAAGGAAGGACTTAATGCAGGAGAATGTAAATAGTCTCCTCGAAAGTAAGAAAACTTCTGCAATTTCTCAGAGTTCCGAAAATGGCTCAAGATCTCCACTATCTTCAACAACACCAACTGAAGGCGAAAAGCAAGTTATTGAGCAGTTTGAACCTGGTGTTTATGCAACTTTGGTTGTGCTTTCAAATGGTACCAAGATTTTCAAACGCGTTAGATTCAG CAAGAGAAGGTTTGATGAGCAGCAAGCAGAAGATTGGTGGAGTAAAAACAAAGACAGACTTCTTAAAAGATACAACCCATCATCAAGCACAAGCAGCTCTACGCCAACGGGTTCGCCTAAAACTCCAGCTGTATCGACTACAGAGGAAAGCAATGAAGTTCCATTGGCTCCAAAATTGGATGTATAG